A stretch of DNA from Actinomycetes bacterium:
CAACCCCAGCAGCAGCCCCACCACCGCAACCAGCAGCACACCCATTCTGGGTAACCCTCGACCAGATGTGTTCGACCCAGCAACTGTCACCATGGTGGTTCTCCTCATAGTCCGTACGTGAGACCTCACGCGCATACCCCGCACCCTAACCCTAAAAAGCCGGCGATAACCGGGAAATACCCCCCCTCACCACCACACCACCACACAAGAAACCGACAAACCAGACATACCGGTCACACGCCGGTCACGCAGCGCCCACCAATGAATCCCGCGCCACAACCCCATCACAATCGCAGCCTGCACCCAACCGCAAGCACAGCCACAACTGTTCGGGGAATGGTCGGCGGATCTCGGTCAGAAACTGAAGTCGGCAGTCACAGCAGCGTGGTCACTCCAGCGCTCGGCATAACTGTCAGCGCGACCCACCGACACACCGGCAGCACTCGCCGCCAGCGCCTCGGTGGCGAGCAGATAGTCAATCCGCCAGCCAGCGTCATTGTCGAAGGCCTTCCCCCGCCACGACCACCAGGTGTACGGGCCAGGTCCTTCCCCGCCGTGAGCTCGACCCAGATCCACCCAGCCGTTGGCCAACCACTCATCCAGGAAGGCGCGCTCCTCGGGAAGAAACCCCGCCTTCTTCAGGTTGCCCTTCCAATTCTTGATGTCGACCTCAGCGTGAGCCACATTCAGATCACCGGCGATCACCGCTGGGCGCTGAGCGGCAGTTAGTTCGGCCATCCGGTCTGACATGGCGGTCAGGAACCGGAGTTTTTCGTCTTGTTTGGGGGTGTCGGCCTCACCGGTATGCACGTAACAACTGGCCACAGTGAGTTCACCGATGCTGGGAAGCGTCAGATCGACCTCTACCCAGCGGCCGGACTGGTTGAACTCGTCGCCCGGGCCCCAACCAATCTGCAACTCCTGCGGCTCTTCACGACTGGCGATCGCCACCCCGGCGCGACCTTTCTGCTCACTCACCGCATGAGCAACATGCCAGTCGGCGAAACCGGTGTTCGCCAGGATGTGACGCAAGGTGTCGTCGTCGGCGCGTACTTCTTGCAACGCCAACACGTCGGGTTCTTGCGCCGCCAACCAGGCGACGCCGCCCCGCCGCAACGCGGCCCGAATGCCATTGACGTTGGCCGTGATCAGACGCACGACGGATCAGGCCATCGCCGCCTGCAGGTTGTCATCGATTGACGCCAAGAACTCCTGGGTGGTCTGGAATTCTTGGTCGTCGCCGACCAGCAACGCCAGATCCTTGGTCATCTTGCCGCTCTCCACGGTGCCGATGCAGACCTGCTCCAACGTCTCGGCGAAACCGGTGACCTCGGGCGTACCGTCCATTCGACCCCGGTGGGCTAAGCCTCGGGTCCACGCGAAGATCGACGCGATCGGGTTAGTGGAGGTGGGGTTGCCCTGCTGATGCTGCCGGTAGTGCCGGGTCACGGTGCCGTGGGCTGCTTCCGCCTCGACGGTGCGACCGTCCGGGGTCATCAGCACGCTGGTCATCAAACCAAGCGAACCGAAGCCCTGCGCGACCGTGTCGGATTGCACGTCACCGTCGTAGTTCTTGCAGGCCCAGACGTAGCCGCCCTCCCACTTCAGCGCGGCAGCCACCATGTCGTCAATCAGTCGGTGTTCATAGCTGATGCCAGCAGCCTCGAACTCTTGCTTGAATTCGGTTTCGTACACCTCGGCGAACAGGTCCTTGAACCGACCGTCGTAAGCCTTGAGGATGGTGTTCTTGGTGGACAGGTACACCGGGTAGCCCCGGGACAGGCCATAGCGCATCGAGGCGCGGGCGAAGTCGCGGATCGAGTCGTCCAGGTTGTACATGCCCATGGCGACACCACCACCGGGGAAGTCGAAGATGTCGAACTCCATCGGCGCCGAACCGTCAGCGGGCGTGTAGGTCATGGTCAGTGTGCCGGGCCCGGGCACCTTGAAGTCGGTGGCCCGGTACTGGTCACCGAAGGCGTGCCTGCCGACCACGATCGGCTGGGTCCACCCCGGAACGAGCCGCGGGATGTTGCTGATGATGATCGGTTCGCGGAAGATGACCCCGCCGAGGATGTTGCGGATGGTTCCGTTGGGCGAGCGGTACATCCGCTGCAGACCAAACTCTTCCACCCGAGCCTCGTCGGGGGTGATGGTCGCGCACTTGACGCCGACACCAAACTCCTTGATGGCGTTGGCGGCATCGACGGTGATCTGATCGTCGGTGGCGTCGCGACTTTCGATCCCCAAGTCGTAGTACTTCAGGTCGACGTCCAGGTAGGGCAGGATCAGCTGCTCTTTGATGAACTCCCAGATGATCCGGGTCATTTCGTCGCCATCAAGTTCGACGACCGGATTGGCCACCTTGATCTTGCTCATGGGTGCTCCTTGAGGTTGCTGGGGTCGGTCGATCAGAGATCTTTGACGTCGGCCTGCTTGGCGCGGACTGCCTCGGCAGCTTCGCGCAGTCCGGCCAACTCGGTCTCGGTCAGATCAGTCTCCACCACGCGGCGCACGCCTTCGCGGCCGATCTCGGCCTCAACGCCGAGGTAGACGCCGCTGATGCCGTGCTCGCCGTCCACCCAGGCGCATACCGGCATCACCTCACCGGAG
This window harbors:
- the xth gene encoding exodeoxyribonuclease III, which encodes MRLITANVNGIRAALRRGGVAWLAAQEPDVLALQEVRADDDTLRHILANTGFADWHVAHAVSEQKGRAGVAIASREEPQELQIGWGPGDEFNQSGRWVEVDLTLPSIGELTVASCYVHTGEADTPKQDEKLRFLTAMSDRMAELTAAQRPAVIAGDLNVAHAEVDIKNWKGNLKKAGFLPEERAFLDEWLANGWVDLGRAHGGEGPGPYTWWSWRGKAFDNDAGWRIDYLLATEALAASAAGVSVGRADSYAERWSDHAAVTADFSF
- a CDS encoding NADP-dependent isocitrate dehydrogenase, yielding MSKIKVANPVVELDGDEMTRIIWEFIKEQLILPYLDVDLKYYDLGIESRDATDDQITVDAANAIKEFGVGVKCATITPDEARVEEFGLQRMYRSPNGTIRNILGGVIFREPIIISNIPRLVPGWTQPIVVGRHAFGDQYRATDFKVPGPGTLTMTYTPADGSAPMEFDIFDFPGGGVAMGMYNLDDSIRDFARASMRYGLSRGYPVYLSTKNTILKAYDGRFKDLFAEVYETEFKQEFEAAGISYEHRLIDDMVAAALKWEGGYVWACKNYDGDVQSDTVAQGFGSLGLMTSVLMTPDGRTVEAEAAHGTVTRHYRQHQQGNPTSTNPIASIFAWTRGLAHRGRMDGTPEVTGFAETLEQVCIGTVESGKMTKDLALLVGDDQEFQTTQEFLASIDDNLQAAMA